The proteins below come from a single Prolixibacter sp. NT017 genomic window:
- a CDS encoding NAD-dependent epimerase/dehydratase family protein, protein MQTILGAGGAIGIDLAKELLAYTDKIRLVSRNPVRVNAGDELFPADLTKAESIDEAVKGSDVVYLVVGFPYDIKVWRRVWPQVMTDVIAACKKHNAKLVFFDNIYMYDRDALGYMTEETPIRPTSKKGEIRRQIAQQLQDETASGGLTALIARSADFLGLTNSVPVEMVYKNLAKGKKAQWLADANKVHQYTFVPDAAKATAMLGNAPDVWNQVWHLPTDHSRLTGKDWIGLFAKALNTEPKFTVVPGWMLGVIGLFMPIMRELKEMNYQNDRDYVFDSTKFEQRFGFTPTQPEDAVKYVVGKLKELES, encoded by the coding sequence ATGCAAACCATTTTAGGCGCAGGAGGTGCCATTGGCATTGACCTCGCGAAAGAACTTTTGGCTTACACCGACAAAATCCGGTTGGTAAGCCGGAACCCGGTAAGAGTGAATGCCGGAGACGAGCTTTTCCCGGCCGATTTGACCAAAGCCGAAAGCATCGATGAAGCAGTGAAAGGCTCCGACGTTGTTTACCTCGTAGTCGGATTTCCGTACGACATCAAGGTATGGCGTAGAGTATGGCCACAAGTTATGACCGACGTGATTGCCGCCTGCAAGAAACACAATGCCAAACTGGTTTTCTTCGATAATATCTACATGTATGACCGGGATGCATTGGGCTACATGACTGAAGAAACTCCCATCCGGCCAACCAGTAAGAAAGGGGAGATTCGCCGCCAGATTGCCCAGCAATTGCAGGATGAAACGGCCTCCGGTGGACTCACCGCCCTCATCGCGCGTTCGGCCGATTTCCTTGGATTGACCAACAGCGTTCCGGTCGAGATGGTGTATAAAAACCTGGCCAAAGGGAAAAAGGCACAATGGTTGGCCGATGCCAACAAAGTGCATCAATATACATTCGTTCCCGATGCAGCCAAAGCGACCGCGATGCTCGGCAATGCCCCCGATGTATGGAACCAGGTCTGGCATTTACCCACCGATCATTCCCGGTTAACCGGAAAAGACTGGATTGGGCTTTTTGCCAAAGCGCTGAACACTGAGCCTAAGTTTACCGTCGTTCCCGGTTGGATGCTGGGAGTCATTGGACTTTTCATGCCCATCATGCGGGAGCTGAAAGAGATGAACTACCAGAACGATCGCGACTATGTTTTCGACAGCACCAAATTCGAGCAACGTTTTGGCTTTACGCCTACCCAACCGGAAGATGCCGTAAAATATGTGGTCGGGAAATTAAAAGAGCTGGAAAGCTAA
- a CDS encoding chloramphenicol acetyltransferase produces MNKIDLSNWNRREHFAFFSQFDEPFFSIVSEVDCTVAYRKAKEHGIPFFVWYLYQSLQAANLTEPFRYRIIDGEVVILDEVHASSTVARDDHTFGFTFMPYREDLKAFVAEALPEIERVQQLEGICFDEQTSRIDVIHYSSIPWINFTALTHARHNARKDSVPKISFGQYREKNGKLLMPVSISVHHGLMDGYHVGQFLEKFQELLES; encoded by the coding sequence ATGAATAAAATTGATCTCTCCAACTGGAACCGGCGCGAACATTTCGCCTTTTTCAGTCAGTTCGATGAACCCTTCTTCAGCATCGTTAGCGAAGTCGATTGCACCGTTGCCTACCGGAAAGCGAAAGAGCACGGCATTCCGTTTTTCGTCTGGTACCTCTATCAATCGCTTCAGGCCGCCAACCTGACAGAGCCTTTCCGCTACCGGATTATTGACGGCGAGGTGGTTATTCTTGATGAAGTCCATGCCTCCTCAACCGTTGCCCGCGACGACCACACATTCGGCTTTACCTTCATGCCCTACCGGGAAGATCTGAAAGCCTTTGTTGCCGAAGCCTTACCCGAAATCGAACGGGTTCAACAACTGGAAGGAATTTGCTTTGATGAGCAAACCAGTCGCATCGACGTCATTCACTATTCGTCGATACCGTGGATCAACTTTACGGCATTAACCCACGCCCGTCACAATGCGCGAAAAGATTCTGTTCCGAAAATCTCATTCGGTCAGTATCGTGAAAAAAATGGCAAATTGCTGATGCCGGTGTCGATATCCGTACACCATGGACTGATGGACGGCTATCACGTTGGACAGTTTTTGGAGAAATTTCAGGAACTACTTGAATCATAG
- a CDS encoding phosphatidylglycerol lysyltransferase domain-containing protein, which produces MQINLKSARWRRELPQMTITLIRENRRIIFQAILAFLFIGLAVYFVKHERSELVQIRETLENASRLKVLAGVALAAIYIGVQGLMYFYSFRSVNQRITLRSAMILFLKRNFVSVFLPAGGISSLAFFTRDIEEQQVTKSQIHFASSIYAFVGILSVVIVAVPAILISAVQHTVSSDEVYALGGSILLILLFVWAFRSIVRRGKLYQWIVKLSPSFEAQINEILAVAVNRKGFLATVIVSVVIEFIGIAHLLIAMWALGLPISIEAAVMGYVISVLFLIASPFLRGLGAIELSLSFILVRYGYSLTDAVAATFLYRFFEFWLMLLAGAFSFLFVRNNLILRVLPVLLTFAVGIVNIISALTPAIHSRVQMLHNFLPLSAMHISNDAVFAVGLLLLVVSAFLLKGSKTAWYMALGLTVVSILGNLFKAIDYEEATLSLFLLIALVITRRQYYVQNSARLGRIGLAASLLTMLAVLIYGVVGFYFLDKTRFNIDFSFYQSVKYTIQNFFLYRSDILHPTSAYSRAFLRSINISGFLSMAFLLYSLIRPYVIEVEIDETELEKAKKLVQKYGRSPLDYFKTYSDKLLFIAEGVEGFVSYRVAGNYAVVLENPVCANDEDMAVIILEFEKFCKGNGMKSIYYRIPEESLPVYESLELKSLNFGQEAILEMETFNTDGKEKKSLRNSNNKLRDAGYTFNVHRPPVKDGTLQKIHAVSNEWLDDRGYGEMVFSQGIFDFDELKQQTILTIESPEEKVIAFANIMPDYVEGEATYDLIRKTKDAPNGTIEFLMVEMFFFLKKEGFKAVNMGFAPMAGIDAGRNFPEKSIRFAYEKLRSFAHYKGLKSFKDKFSPRWVNKYIIYNNDYDLFSLPGVLRKVIKP; this is translated from the coding sequence ATGCAGATAAATTTGAAGAGTGCTCGCTGGCGGCGCGAATTACCGCAAATGACCATCACCCTCATTCGCGAAAACCGTCGTATTATCTTTCAGGCCATTCTGGCTTTTCTGTTTATTGGCCTGGCCGTTTATTTCGTGAAGCACGAACGGTCGGAGTTGGTGCAAATCCGCGAGACGCTGGAAAACGCCTCCCGGCTGAAGGTGCTGGCCGGTGTTGCTCTGGCAGCCATTTACATAGGCGTGCAGGGATTGATGTACTTCTACAGTTTTCGTAGTGTGAACCAGCGCATCACCTTGCGCAGCGCCATGATTTTGTTTCTGAAACGCAATTTCGTGAGCGTTTTTCTGCCGGCAGGCGGAATCTCTTCGCTGGCATTCTTCACCCGCGACATCGAAGAGCAACAGGTAACCAAATCGCAAATTCACTTTGCCTCTTCCATCTACGCGTTCGTGGGCATTCTGTCGGTGGTGATTGTGGCGGTTCCGGCTATCCTCATTTCTGCCGTTCAACACACCGTCTCATCCGACGAGGTGTACGCCCTGGGTGGTTCCATCTTATTGATTCTCCTATTTGTCTGGGCTTTCCGCTCCATTGTCCGAAGAGGGAAACTGTATCAGTGGATTGTCAAACTGAGTCCGTCATTCGAAGCCCAGATCAATGAAATACTGGCAGTGGCCGTTAACCGGAAAGGATTTCTGGCCACGGTTATCGTCTCGGTAGTTATCGAATTTATCGGGATTGCTCATCTGCTTATCGCGATGTGGGCGCTGGGATTGCCCATTTCGATCGAAGCAGCGGTGATGGGCTACGTCATCTCGGTGTTGTTCCTGATCGCTTCGCCGTTCCTGCGTGGTTTGGGAGCCATTGAGCTTTCGCTGAGTTTTATTCTAGTCCGCTATGGCTACTCACTGACGGATGCTGTTGCGGCCACGTTCCTCTACCGCTTTTTCGAATTCTGGTTAATGTTGCTGGCGGGCGCATTTAGTTTTCTCTTTGTCAGGAATAACCTGATACTGCGAGTGCTGCCGGTTCTTCTGACGTTTGCGGTCGGAATTGTCAATATTATCTCAGCCTTGACGCCGGCCATTCACAGCCGGGTCCAGATGCTGCACAATTTCCTTCCCTTGTCGGCTATGCACATCTCCAACGACGCGGTTTTTGCCGTGGGACTGCTGTTGCTGGTGGTTTCCGCTTTCCTGCTAAAGGGCTCGAAAACGGCCTGGTACATGGCCCTGGGCTTGACTGTTGTGTCCATCCTCGGAAACCTGTTCAAAGCCATCGACTACGAAGAAGCCACGCTTTCGCTATTCTTGCTGATTGCATTGGTGATTACCCGTCGACAGTACTATGTGCAGAACAGCGCCCGGCTGGGCCGAATTGGGCTGGCGGCATCGCTGCTTACCATGTTGGCGGTATTGATTTACGGTGTGGTGGGCTTCTACTTCCTCGATAAAACCCGCTTCAATATCGACTTCAGTTTCTACCAGTCGGTGAAATATACGATTCAGAACTTCTTTTTGTACCGAAGCGACATTTTGCATCCGACCAGCGCTTATTCAAGAGCATTCCTGCGTTCGATCAATATTTCCGGTTTTCTTTCGATGGCATTTTTGCTCTACTCACTCATCCGTCCTTACGTGATTGAGGTGGAAATTGATGAAACGGAGCTGGAGAAAGCAAAGAAACTCGTGCAGAAATACGGCCGGTCGCCGCTCGATTATTTCAAGACCTATTCTGACAAGCTGCTCTTCATCGCTGAAGGTGTAGAAGGATTCGTGTCGTACCGGGTGGCCGGGAATTATGCGGTGGTACTGGAAAATCCGGTTTGCGCCAACGATGAGGACATGGCAGTTATCATTCTCGAGTTCGAAAAATTCTGCAAAGGCAACGGGATGAAGAGCATTTATTACCGCATACCGGAAGAGAGTTTGCCGGTGTATGAATCGCTCGAACTGAAATCCCTGAACTTCGGTCAGGAGGCCATCCTGGAAATGGAGACGTTTAACACGGATGGAAAAGAGAAGAAGTCACTTCGGAATTCGAACAACAAACTGCGTGATGCCGGTTACACTTTCAACGTGCACCGTCCTCCGGTAAAGGACGGAACGCTGCAGAAAATCCACGCAGTATCGAACGAATGGCTCGACGACCGCGGGTATGGCGAAATGGTCTTCTCGCAGGGCATTTTCGATTTCGACGAACTGAAGCAGCAAACCATCCTGACCATCGAAAGTCCGGAGGAAAAGGTGATTGCCTTTGCCAACATCATGCCTGATTATGTGGAAGGCGAGGCCACTTACGATTTAATCCGGAAAACCAAGGACGCGCCCAATGGTACCATTGAGTTTTTGATGGTGGAGATGTTTTTCTTCCTGAAAAAGGAGGGGTTCAAAGCGGTGAACATGGGCTTTGCCCCGATGGCGGGCATTGACGCCGGGCGTAACTTCCCCGAGAAGTCCATCCGCTTTGCGTACGAAAAGCTTCGCTCGTTTGCCCACTACAAGGGGCTGAAGAGTTTCAAGGATAAGTTTTCACCCCGCTGGGTCAACAAGTACATCATCTACAACAACGATTACGACCTGTTCAGTTTGCCTGGCGTACTGCGGAAAGTCATCAAGCCTTAA
- a CDS encoding DUF6261 family protein → MERPAFYQLTQDDVYTFTDRFLALQKNATSETLDLSLIISPLDSIFQRYELVLRKERKSEYTVKLAAADEVRDRAYLALRHYLVACSYASLEGYAAAADTLLSIFKRLGWSMHSLGYQNESSRLGNLIAELQQEGNAALLTTVEATAWLERLMTAADAFEAMYQQKLTAEAADHTTSAYRLRKVLQQQIEMNLSWMEVQQQFNKSDELATLIGQVNELTANTMTTARANSTRKSSVEEE, encoded by the coding sequence ATGGAAAGACCTGCGTTTTATCAACTCACCCAGGATGATGTTTATACATTTACCGATCGTTTTTTAGCATTGCAGAAGAATGCCACTTCAGAAACACTGGATTTATCACTCATTATTAGTCCGCTGGATAGCATCTTTCAACGGTACGAATTAGTTCTCCGCAAGGAGCGAAAGAGTGAATATACCGTTAAGTTAGCTGCAGCCGACGAGGTGCGCGACCGGGCCTACCTGGCGTTGCGCCATTACCTGGTGGCCTGCTCGTATGCCAGTTTGGAGGGGTATGCTGCCGCCGCCGATACCCTGCTGAGTATTTTCAAACGGCTGGGCTGGTCAATGCACAGTTTAGGATACCAGAACGAATCGTCGCGGCTGGGGAACCTGATAGCCGAACTGCAGCAGGAGGGAAATGCTGCATTGCTGACCACAGTTGAAGCAACGGCCTGGTTGGAACGTTTGATGACGGCAGCCGACGCATTTGAGGCAATGTACCAGCAGAAACTGACCGCAGAGGCCGCCGATCATACCACTTCGGCGTACCGGTTGCGGAAGGTTCTGCAACAACAAATCGAAATGAACTTGTCGTGGATGGAAGTGCAGCAACAGTTCAACAAATCGGACGAACTGGCCACCCTCATCGGGCAAGTAAACGAGTTAACAGCAAATACCATGACCACCGCCCGGGCCAACAGCACCCGGAAGTCGTCGGTGGAAGAAGAATAA
- a CDS encoding 4a-hydroxytetrahydrobiopterin dehydratase gives MKWEEKNNQLEKEFTFNNFVEAVDFVNRVKEPAEAMQHHPDIFIHSYKKVKITLTTHSEGHVTLKDHELAGKIDELA, from the coding sequence ATGAAGTGGGAAGAAAAAAACAATCAACTGGAAAAAGAATTCACCTTCAACAACTTTGTGGAAGCGGTCGATTTCGTTAACCGGGTAAAAGAACCGGCTGAAGCGATGCAACACCACCCCGATATTTTTATTCACAGCTATAAAAAGGTGAAAATTACGCTGACCACACACAGCGAGGGGCATGTGACACTGAAAGACCACGAACTGGCCGGAAAAATCGACGAGCTTGCTTAA
- a CDS encoding RpiB/LacA/LacB family sugar-phosphate isomerase has translation MIYLASDHAGFELKKQIGEFLKEMNLDFEDVGPHTYDAQDDYPDFIIPAAEKVAEKPLENKGIVLGGSGQGEALAANKVKGVRAALYYGGSTDIITLSRVHNNANVLSLGARFLTMDEIKEVIKLWLATDFTEEERHARRLDKILDYEMKK, from the coding sequence ATGATTTACCTGGCATCTGACCACGCAGGATTCGAGCTAAAAAAACAGATCGGCGAGTTCCTGAAAGAGATGAACCTTGATTTTGAAGATGTGGGTCCACACACCTATGACGCACAGGATGATTACCCCGATTTCATTATTCCGGCAGCCGAGAAAGTAGCCGAAAAACCATTGGAAAACAAAGGCATTGTGCTGGGTGGTTCCGGTCAGGGCGAAGCACTGGCGGCCAACAAAGTAAAAGGCGTACGGGCAGCGCTTTATTACGGCGGTTCAACCGACATCATCACCTTGTCGCGCGTGCACAACAACGCCAACGTACTCTCACTTGGAGCCCGTTTTCTGACAATGGACGAAATCAAAGAAGTCATCAAACTCTGGCTGGCAACCGATTTTACCGAAGAAGAGCGCCATGCAAGACGGTTGGACAAAATTCTCGACTACGAGATGAAGAAATAA
- a CDS encoding PD40 domain-containing protein gives MKKMLLLLVLLTGISITGHTQDSSEEIVPFMPELMARFPNVRDVAISPDGSEIYFSVSSFRKEFYAIIVIKKDGDEWSEPVVAPFSGQYNDLEPAFSPDGLKLFFASQRPLHDTINEPKDWDIWYVERKSPDAEWSAPINPGAPLNSDGNEFYPSVTNKGDVYFTTTPNENTDKEDIFVSRYSKKGFSRPVALPAEVNTDGYEFNAFIAPDESYLIFSSFGREDDNGGGDLYIAFRGSDGKWQPAQNMGPEINSEQLDYCPFVDGHTQTLYFTSESSNVRKYFDRPQTLEALEDEFYQFENGLSRIYQMPFSVEDYQTKTE, from the coding sequence ATGAAAAAAATGCTTCTTCTTCTCGTCCTGTTGACTGGAATTAGTATTACAGGACACACACAGGACTCATCGGAGGAAATCGTTCCTTTTATGCCGGAATTAATGGCCCGTTTCCCTAATGTTCGTGATGTAGCCATTTCTCCCGACGGCTCCGAAATCTATTTCTCGGTTTCTTCCTTCCGGAAGGAATTTTATGCCATCATCGTCATTAAAAAGGATGGTGATGAGTGGAGCGAACCGGTCGTTGCTCCATTCTCAGGTCAGTACAACGATTTGGAGCCAGCCTTTTCACCCGATGGACTAAAGCTCTTTTTTGCCTCACAACGTCCGCTGCATGATACCATCAACGAGCCTAAGGACTGGGATATATGGTATGTCGAACGAAAAAGCCCGGATGCTGAATGGTCGGCACCAATCAATCCGGGTGCGCCCCTCAATTCCGACGGAAACGAGTTTTACCCTTCGGTAACGAACAAGGGCGATGTATATTTTACAACCACACCGAACGAAAATACCGACAAGGAAGATATTTTTGTCAGTCGTTACAGCAAGAAAGGCTTTTCCCGGCCCGTTGCACTTCCGGCCGAAGTAAACACTGATGGTTACGAATTCAACGCGTTCATCGCTCCCGACGAATCCTACCTGATTTTTTCGTCTTTTGGAAGGGAAGATGACAACGGCGGCGGCGATCTGTACATCGCTTTCCGCGGAAGCGATGGAAAATGGCAGCCTGCACAAAACATGGGGCCAGAAATTAACAGCGAACAGCTCGATTATTGTCCGTTTGTCGATGGCCATACACAAACTTTATATTTCACGAGTGAAAGCAGCAATGTCCGGAAATATTTCGACCGGCCACAGACGCTGGAAGCGCTTGAAGACGAGTTCTATCAGTTCGAAAACGGGTTGAGCCGGATTTACCAAATGCCATTTTCGGTAGAAGATTACCAAACAAAAACCGAGTAA
- a CDS encoding glycoside hydrolase family 3 C-terminal domain-containing protein — MKQFRKHLLLGALFLMFSSHWATAQEPKLGEASISKVISAMTLQQKAELVIGTGMHFEIPDSIKAKLPGGGANSPFFQAPDTTLGKAYNEMLEKLQKIVPGAAGHTAMFPEFNISTMVLTDGPAGLRIQPKRKGTDQTFYCTAFPIATLLASTWDKDLVTKVGEAMGNEVLEYGSDVLLAPGMNIQRNPLCGRNFEYYSEDPFVTGQMAAAMVKGIQSEGVGTSIKHFVANNQETNRLSVNTIVSERALREIYLEGFRIAVEEANPWTVMSSYNKVNGTYTSESGDLLTKILRDDWGFKGYVMTDWTGGSDVIAQMEAGNDLIMPGNTKQIHEIIDAVKSGKLAEKILDRNIARILKVLMMSPDYKGFHHTDKPDLKAHAAITRRAATDGMVLLKNDNSALPLPGNVKKIAAFGNTSYEMITGGTGSGDVNEAYTISLTDGLKNDGYTTDASLKGTYESYIKDERAHQPKPKNILAAMMGAKMPVAEMNVTPELAKEMAAKTDVALITIGRNSGEGSDRSAGPGDFELTNTEKAMIKNVTDAYHAAGKKTIVILNIGGVIETASWRDIPDAILLAWQPGQESGNSIADVLSGKANPSGKLAVTFPMKYSDVPSSDNFPGHAVKTDKPMDDKADGSGFSFMRRVPWEVTYHDGIYVGYRYYDAFNVKPAYEFGYGLSYTNFEYSNLKLSSDKFDGSLTITMNVKNIGKVAGQEAVQLYVSTPKGSINKPVKELKDFGKTKSLKPGESQTLTFKLSPRSLASFHTDSSEWIADAGTYKVEVGASSRDIRLNGTFDLDKELMVKKVNKALAPAAPVKEIQPR; from the coding sequence ATGAAACAATTTCGCAAACATTTGCTCCTCGGAGCACTATTTCTAATGTTCTCATCTCACTGGGCAACAGCCCAGGAACCGAAGTTGGGTGAAGCCTCGATTTCGAAAGTAATTTCGGCTATGACACTGCAACAAAAAGCCGAATTGGTCATCGGTACCGGAATGCATTTCGAAATTCCCGATTCTATCAAAGCCAAACTGCCCGGAGGAGGCGCCAATTCACCTTTTTTCCAGGCTCCTGATACAACACTGGGAAAGGCCTACAACGAAATGCTGGAGAAACTGCAGAAGATAGTTCCCGGTGCTGCCGGACATACAGCCATGTTCCCCGAGTTCAATATATCAACAATGGTTTTGACCGACGGTCCTGCCGGGCTGCGTATTCAGCCAAAGCGAAAAGGCACCGATCAAACTTTTTATTGCACCGCTTTCCCGATTGCAACCTTACTGGCATCTACCTGGGACAAAGACCTGGTGACCAAAGTAGGTGAAGCCATGGGCAATGAGGTATTGGAATACGGTTCCGACGTGCTGCTGGCACCCGGAATGAACATTCAACGTAACCCACTGTGTGGTCGTAACTTTGAGTATTACTCAGAAGATCCGTTTGTAACCGGACAAATGGCAGCTGCTATGGTGAAGGGTATCCAGTCGGAAGGCGTGGGTACATCCATCAAACACTTTGTGGCCAACAACCAGGAAACCAACCGTCTTTCGGTAAACACCATCGTCAGCGAGCGGGCACTTCGCGAAATCTATCTCGAAGGATTCCGGATTGCCGTCGAAGAAGCCAATCCATGGACGGTGATGTCATCATACAACAAAGTGAACGGAACGTACACGTCCGAAAGTGGTGACCTGCTGACCAAAATCCTGCGCGACGATTGGGGATTCAAAGGTTATGTGATGACAGACTGGACCGGTGGAAGCGATGTGATTGCTCAGATGGAAGCCGGCAACGATTTGATTATGCCTGGAAATACCAAACAGATTCATGAAATCATCGACGCTGTAAAATCAGGTAAGCTGGCCGAAAAAATACTCGACAGAAACATCGCCCGCATCCTGAAAGTATTAATGATGTCGCCCGATTACAAAGGATTCCATCATACCGATAAACCGGATCTGAAAGCACACGCTGCCATCACCCGCCGGGCTGCTACCGACGGAATGGTGCTACTGAAAAACGATAATTCTGCACTTCCCCTACCGGGAAATGTGAAAAAGATAGCTGCTTTTGGAAATACTTCTTATGAAATGATTACCGGTGGAACGGGAAGTGGTGACGTAAACGAAGCATATACCATTTCGCTGACCGACGGTCTGAAAAACGATGGTTACACAACCGATGCGTCGTTGAAAGGTACTTATGAATCTTACATTAAGGACGAAAGAGCTCATCAGCCAAAACCGAAGAATATTCTGGCTGCTATGATGGGTGCCAAGATGCCGGTTGCAGAAATGAATGTAACTCCGGAGCTGGCAAAAGAGATGGCTGCCAAAACCGATGTGGCTTTGATTACCATTGGACGTAACTCAGGCGAAGGTAGTGACCGCTCTGCTGGTCCCGGTGATTTTGAGTTGACAAACACCGAAAAAGCGATGATTAAAAACGTGACCGACGCTTATCATGCTGCCGGCAAAAAAACCATCGTTATTCTAAATATTGGTGGCGTAATCGAAACAGCCAGCTGGCGAGACATTCCGGACGCCATTCTGTTAGCATGGCAACCTGGACAGGAATCCGGTAATTCTATCGCCGATGTTCTGAGTGGAAAAGCCAATCCATCCGGAAAACTCGCTGTTACTTTCCCGATGAAATATTCCGATGTTCCTTCATCTGACAATTTCCCGGGCCATGCAGTGAAGACTGACAAACCGATGGACGACAAAGCCGATGGTTCAGGTTTCTCTTTCATGCGCCGCGTTCCGTGGGAAGTGACTTATCACGATGGCATTTATGTGGGCTATCGTTATTATGATGCATTCAACGTAAAACCGGCCTATGAATTCGGTTACGGACTTTCATATACAAACTTCGAATACAGCAACCTAAAACTGAGCTCTGATAAATTCGATGGTTCGCTGACCATTACCATGAATGTGAAAAATATCGGAAAAGTAGCCGGACAGGAAGCCGTTCAGCTTTATGTTAGTACCCCGAAAGGGTCCATTAATAAGCCGGTTAAAGAATTGAAGGATTTCGGTAAAACGAAATCGCTGAAACCGGGCGAATCGCAAACACTCACCTTCAAACTCAGCCCAAGAAGCCTGGCATCATTCCACACCGATTCGTCGGAATGGATTGCCGATGCCGGAACGTATAAAGTAGAAGTTGGTGCTTCGTCGCGGGATATTCGTTTGAACGGAACCTTCGACCTTGACAAGGAACTGATGGTGAAAAAGGTGAACAAGGCATTAGCTCCGGCAGCACCTGTTAAGGAAATTCAACCCAGGTAA
- a CDS encoding aldo/keto reductase: MFIRRIHNTDLSVTAVGLGTWAMGNDFFGHVDDSESIYALRAGIDAGINLIDTAPAYGAGHAEEVVGKAIKGYRDQVVVATKCGIVRTKDDFVKNLKPESVMKEIDDSLRRLNTDYIDLYQLHWPDPDTPIEDTLEAIEKIKKAGKFRYLGVSNFTPEQMDEVRKITPLVSLQPQYSMLERSIEKDVVSYCQENGLGIISYGTLAGGLLTGKFKEIPTFKEGDFRDKFYNYYQEPEWSKVQKVIKVLKSVAREHNKTVAQVAINWTFSQLGITSVLVGAKSDKQARENAEACSFTLTLDDLQKINKAIRENLD; the protein is encoded by the coding sequence ATGTTCATACGAAGAATTCATAACACGGACTTGAGTGTTACTGCCGTTGGGCTGGGAACATGGGCCATGGGAAACGATTTTTTCGGCCATGTCGATGACAGTGAATCGATATATGCGCTTCGGGCCGGAATAGATGCGGGAATTAATTTGATTGACACAGCTCCTGCGTATGGAGCCGGTCACGCAGAAGAGGTGGTTGGAAAAGCCATTAAAGGCTATCGCGACCAGGTGGTGGTGGCGACCAAATGCGGAATCGTTCGAACGAAAGATGATTTCGTCAAAAACCTGAAGCCGGAATCGGTCATGAAAGAGATTGATGATTCGCTTCGTCGCCTGAATACCGACTACATCGATTTGTACCAACTACACTGGCCTGATCCCGATACCCCGATTGAAGATACGCTGGAGGCGATTGAGAAAATCAAAAAAGCGGGGAAATTCCGTTATTTGGGTGTTTCCAACTTTACGCCTGAGCAGATGGATGAGGTCAGAAAGATTACTCCGCTCGTTAGCCTGCAGCCTCAGTACTCTATGCTCGAGAGGAGCATAGAGAAAGATGTGGTTTCCTATTGCCAGGAAAACGGATTGGGAATTATTTCGTACGGAACATTGGCAGGGGGCCTGCTGACCGGAAAATTTAAAGAGATTCCTACTTTCAAAGAAGGTGATTTCCGGGACAAGTTTTATAACTACTACCAGGAACCGGAATGGTCGAAAGTGCAAAAGGTCATCAAGGTTTTGAAGTCAGTTGCCCGGGAGCATAACAAAACCGTTGCACAGGTGGCCATTAACTGGACATTTAGTCAGTTGGGAATCACTTCAGTTTTGGTGGGAGCGAAGAGCGACAAGCAAGCTCGTGAGAATGCAGAAGCCTGCAGTTTCACTTTGACCTTAGATGATTTGCAAAAAATCAATAAAGCCATCCGGGAGAATCTTGATTGA
- a CDS encoding HAD family hydrolase — translation MKNIKVIAFDGDDTLWVNEPYYQETETQFCNLLTAYLPEEETRKVLFQTEIENLPLYGYGAKGFTLSMMETALKISENRLEPSVLQEIIRLGKTLLDKPIELLDGVQSVLASLQNRYKLVLATKGDLLDQERKLFKSGLNPFFHHIEIMSNKKEDDYEKLLHHLDIEPEEFLMVGNSLPSDIIPVVKLGGFGIHVPYHTTWQHEEVARHNLDTKYYREIEKLSEIPELLSHE, via the coding sequence ATGAAGAACATTAAAGTAATTGCCTTTGACGGCGACGACACCCTGTGGGTGAATGAACCGTATTACCAGGAAACAGAAACACAATTTTGCAACTTATTAACGGCTTACCTTCCGGAAGAGGAAACTCGAAAAGTCCTATTCCAAACCGAAATAGAAAACCTCCCGCTTTATGGTTACGGAGCCAAAGGATTTACCCTTTCGATGATGGAAACAGCCCTGAAAATATCGGAAAACCGATTGGAACCATCCGTTCTGCAAGAAATCATCCGCTTGGGAAAAACACTGCTCGATAAGCCAATTGAACTGCTCGACGGCGTTCAGTCCGTTCTTGCCTCGCTTCAAAACCGATATAAACTCGTATTGGCTACCAAAGGCGATTTGCTCGACCAGGAGCGAAAGCTGTTCAAATCCGGCTTAAATCCGTTTTTTCACCACATCGAAATTATGAGCAACAAGAAAGAAGATGACTACGAAAAGTTGCTTCACCATCTCGATATCGAACCGGAAGAGTTTTTGATGGTAGGCAATTCCCTGCCTTCCGATATCATTCCTGTCGTCAAACTCGGCGGATTTGGAATCCACGTGCCCTATCACACGACGTGGCAACACGAGGAGGTTGCCAGGCACAACCTGGATACAAAATACTACCGTGAAATCGAAAAGCTCAGTGAAATCCCGGAACTTTTAAGCCATGAATAA